In Cloacibacillus sp. An23, the following are encoded in one genomic region:
- a CDS encoding QueT transporter family protein, with the protein MENADNMTRLQKLTFSAMVMALYVVVLSLTSSFSFGAYQIRIATCLYALAYLFPFLVVPLGLANFISNMLFGGFGVVDMLGGCVVGMTAAACIVLIRRKNWNRMLIAVPIVLVPGLGVSIYLSYILGIPYPLMALNLCVGQLVPSFAGVGLVKLLENARRTRAAAEQGRNGI; encoded by the coding sequence ATGGAAAACGCGGACAACATGACCCGCCTGCAAAAACTGACATTTTCGGCCATGGTGATGGCGCTCTATGTCGTAGTGCTAAGCCTCACCTCGAGCTTCTCATTCGGCGCGTACCAGATACGCATCGCGACCTGCCTTTACGCGCTCGCCTATCTTTTCCCGTTTCTCGTCGTGCCGCTCGGCCTCGCCAATTTCATCTCGAACATGCTCTTCGGAGGCTTCGGCGTCGTGGACATGCTCGGCGGCTGCGTCGTCGGCATGACGGCTGCGGCGTGCATCGTCCTGATACGGCGCAAAAACTGGAACCGTATGCTGATAGCCGTGCCTATCGTGCTTGTGCCCGGGCTCGGCGTCTCCATCTATCTGTCCTATATTCTCGGGATTCCCTATCCGCTGATGGCGCTCAACCTTTGCGTAGGCCAGCTCGTACCGTCCTTCGCCGGAGTCGGGCTCGTGAAGCTGCTTGAAAACGCGCGCCGCACGCGCGCCGCTGCGGAGCAGGGCAGGAACGGCATATAA
- a CDS encoding aminotransferase class III-fold pyridoxal phosphate-dependent enzyme, producing the protein MSGSLSKLFGGRGLVLTHGDGPYVWDAQGRCYVDFFNGHGAALFGHANPALMEAVKEAAAGVWSCGAGYESPVREEVADLLTEGMGRDATVFLCNSGTEAIEGALKLAAAAGVKGRGEIIAARRGFHGRTCGALGLTFNPKYRAPFASFIHAAKHYAPEDIPEKITDETLAVFIEPVQGEGGVYPIPEEVGRAITESCRAHGTLLVADEVQTGLGRCGSFFASYRHGLDPDIICVAKGLAGGLPAGAVVWRSELGDFPPHTHGSTYGGNEFVARVSAAALKLIKSENLCAHAEELGAHIRAELGKRDIPLVGAVRGDGLLIGVESGVPSQEIVRELQNDRLLSLPAGPRVVRFLPSFAVTREAAEEAVEIFDKTMRRIAARGGKA; encoded by the coding sequence ATGTCTGGTTCGCTGAGCAAGCTTTTCGGAGGCCGCGGCCTGGTGCTGACGCACGGCGACGGCCCGTACGTCTGGGACGCGCAGGGACGCTGCTACGTCGACTTCTTCAACGGCCACGGCGCGGCGCTCTTCGGCCACGCCAACCCCGCGCTCATGGAGGCCGTGAAAGAGGCCGCCGCCGGGGTATGGAGCTGCGGCGCGGGCTACGAATCCCCCGTGCGCGAGGAAGTGGCGGATCTTCTCACCGAGGGCATGGGGCGCGACGCGACCGTATTCCTCTGCAACAGCGGCACGGAGGCCATCGAGGGCGCGCTCAAGCTCGCCGCCGCGGCCGGCGTCAAGGGGCGCGGCGAAATAATAGCGGCGCGGCGCGGGTTCCACGGACGCACCTGCGGCGCGCTCGGCCTCACATTCAACCCGAAATACCGCGCGCCCTTCGCCTCGTTCATACACGCGGCGAAGCACTACGCGCCGGAGGACATTCCAGAAAAAATCACTGACGAGACGCTCGCCGTGTTCATCGAGCCCGTTCAGGGCGAAGGCGGCGTCTACCCCATCCCCGAAGAGGTCGGGCGCGCGATAACGGAAAGCTGCCGCGCGCACGGGACTTTGCTCGTCGCCGACGAAGTGCAGACCGGCCTCGGACGCTGCGGAAGCTTCTTCGCATCGTACCGCCACGGCCTCGACCCGGACATAATCTGCGTCGCGAAGGGGCTCGCGGGCGGCCTTCCGGCCGGCGCGGTCGTCTGGCGCAGCGAGCTCGGCGACTTCCCGCCGCACACGCACGGCTCGACCTACGGCGGCAACGAGTTCGTTGCTCGCGTCTCGGCGGCGGCGCTGAAGCTCATCAAGAGCGAAAATCTCTGCGCCCACGCAGAAGAGCTCGGCGCGCACATACGCGCGGAGCTTGGAAAGAGAGACATACCGCTCGTCGGCGCGGTGCGCGGCGACGGGCTGCTGATAGGCGTCGAGAGCGGCGTGCCCTCACAGGAGATAGTCAGGGAGCTGCAGAACGACAGGCTGCTCTCGCTTCCCGCCGGGCCGCGCGTCGTGCGCTTCCTGCCGTCATTCGCCGTGACGCGCGAGGCCGCGGAGGAGGCCGTCGAGATATTCGACAAGACGATGCGCCGCATCGCCGCGCGCGGAGGAAAGGCCTGA
- the argC gene encoding N-acetyl-gamma-glutamyl-phosphate reductase, with amino-acid sequence MTERIPVTIWGATGFAGAELLRIFARHPHFEVIGAVSRSKAGTSVGAAHPHLRHVYNEMTFISPEEAAALSPAVAFLALPHRASAQEAVRRLEAGERVVDLSADFRLRSAEEYKNWYGVDHPAPELLSEAVYGLPELHRSEMAGARLISGVGCNATSVITALYPLAKAGLIEEARVECRVGSSEAGANADEGSAHAMRSRAMRVVSPFVHRHMAEVVQELSLPMSSFTMGVTTAEMVRGIQCLAHVRLNRQVREAEIWKLYRGAWNGEPFVSFTPAKPAHFRIPDPRFVLGSNRVLTGFMLAEDGRRMIAASAIDNLMKGAAGSAVQCANLMFGLAETEGLDMMPVYPA; translated from the coding sequence ATGACAGAAAGAATTCCGGTAACTATATGGGGCGCCACGGGCTTCGCGGGGGCGGAGCTGCTCCGCATTTTCGCGCGCCATCCGCATTTTGAGGTGATAGGCGCGGTCTCGCGCTCGAAGGCCGGCACGTCGGTCGGCGCGGCGCATCCGCACCTGCGCCACGTCTACAACGAAATGACCTTCATTTCGCCGGAGGAGGCTGCGGCTCTGTCGCCGGCCGTCGCGTTCCTCGCTCTGCCGCACCGCGCTTCGGCGCAGGAGGCGGTACGCAGGCTCGAAGCCGGAGAGCGCGTCGTGGATCTGTCGGCTGACTTCCGCCTGCGCAGCGCGGAGGAATATAAAAACTGGTACGGCGTGGACCATCCCGCGCCGGAGCTTCTCTCGGAGGCCGTCTACGGACTGCCGGAGCTGCACCGCTCGGAGATGGCCGGCGCGCGCCTCATCTCGGGCGTCGGATGCAACGCGACTTCGGTCATCACTGCGCTCTATCCGCTTGCGAAGGCCGGGCTTATAGAAGAAGCGCGCGTCGAGTGCCGCGTCGGCTCGTCCGAGGCCGGGGCGAACGCCGACGAAGGCTCGGCGCACGCGATGCGCAGCCGCGCGATGCGCGTCGTCAGCCCCTTCGTACACCGCCACATGGCCGAGGTAGTGCAGGAGCTTTCGCTGCCTATGAGCTCGTTCACGATGGGAGTGACGACGGCTGAGATGGTGCGCGGCATCCAGTGCCTGGCCCACGTCAGGCTGAACCGCCAGGTGCGCGAGGCGGAGATTTGGAAGCTCTACCGCGGCGCGTGGAACGGCGAGCCGTTCGTCTCCTTCACTCCCGCGAAGCCCGCGCACTTCCGCATTCCCGACCCGCGCTTCGTGCTCGGCAGCAACCGCGTGCTGACCGGCTTCATGCTCGCGGAGGACGGGCGGCGCATGATAGCGGCATCGGCTATAGACAACCTGATGAAGGGCGCGGCGGGCTCCGCGGTGCAGTGCGCGAACCTCATGTTCGGCCTCGCCGAGACCGAGGGGCTCGACATGATGCCCGTCTACCCCGCGTAG
- a CDS encoding AAA family ATPase — MRNAREKLPPLCAKYGHQLGRGTRGVEQILEDFGALDRIAVALASEEQNNVALTGPAGCGKTSTVHKLAELIDEGRYARLAGRRVVVLNIDLINQEKEKRDLRFKHILDEAEYYGIIIYVDEAHRLSENLGPSNLLNTLKPYITSGGISMLISTTSEEYRQYIARDRAMERRFQSIELKEPDHERLVRIIERVARVRYPNTEITPEAIEETTRLAALCSPERCEPARSLELLHYEISAARISLPPDIDVGAITAADVRRAAALKTGGNIVGEM; from the coding sequence GTGAGGAACGCACGGGAAAAGCTGCCGCCGCTCTGCGCAAAGTACGGACATCAGCTCGGGCGCGGAACGCGCGGCGTGGAGCAGATACTTGAGGATTTCGGCGCGCTCGACAGGATAGCGGTCGCGCTCGCCTCCGAGGAGCAGAACAATGTCGCGCTGACCGGCCCCGCCGGATGCGGCAAAACCTCCACTGTACACAAGCTCGCGGAGCTTATCGACGAGGGGCGCTACGCGCGGCTCGCGGGACGGCGCGTCGTCGTGCTCAACATCGACCTTATAAATCAGGAGAAGGAGAAGCGCGACCTGCGCTTCAAGCACATTCTCGACGAGGCTGAATATTACGGGATAATCATCTACGTGGACGAGGCGCACAGGCTGAGCGAGAATCTCGGCCCGTCGAACCTGCTCAACACCTTGAAGCCGTACATCACGAGCGGCGGGATAAGCATGCTCATTTCGACAACCTCCGAAGAATACAGGCAGTACATAGCGCGCGACAGGGCGATGGAGCGGCGCTTCCAGTCCATAGAGCTGAAGGAGCCGGACCACGAGAGGCTCGTCCGCATAATAGAGCGCGTCGCGCGCGTGCGCTATCCGAACACCGAGATAACGCCCGAGGCGATAGAGGAGACGACGAGGCTCGCCGCGCTCTGCTCGCCCGAACGCTGCGAGCCCGCGCGCTCGCTCGAACTGCTCCACTACGAGATTTCGGCGGCGCGCATAAGTCTGCCGCCGGACATCGACGTCGGGGCGATCACGGCCGCGGACGTGCGCCGCGCCGCCGCGCTGAAGACCGGCGGAAATATTGTCGGGGAGATGTAA
- the queF gene encoding preQ(1) synthase, whose translation MNGRTKEELSGVSLLGGKRVSYPDDYAPGLLETFPNKHTDNDYFVKFNCPEFTSLCPMTGQPDFATIYISYVPGERMVESKSLKLYLFSFRNHGDFHEDCVNIIMKDLIRLMDPKYIEVWGKFTPRGGISIDPYCNYGRKGTRWEQVAFERLARHDMYPEKVDNR comes from the coding sequence ATGAACGGACGTACGAAAGAAGAGTTGAGCGGCGTTTCGCTGCTCGGCGGCAAGCGCGTCTCATACCCCGACGATTACGCGCCCGGGCTGCTTGAGACATTCCCGAACAAGCACACGGATAACGATTATTTCGTGAAATTCAACTGCCCCGAGTTCACGAGCCTCTGCCCTATGACGGGGCAGCCGGACTTCGCGACGATATACATATCCTACGTTCCCGGCGAGCGCATGGTGGAGAGCAAGTCGCTCAAGCTGTACCTGTTCAGCTTCCGCAATCACGGCGATTTCCACGAGGACTGCGTCAACATAATAATGAAGGATCTGATTCGCCTGATGGACCCTAAGTACATCGAGGTCTGGGGCAAATTCACTCCGCGCGGCGGCATCTCCATAGACCCGTACTGCAATTACGGCAGGAAGGGCACGCGCTGGGAGCAGGTCGCCTTCGAGCGGCTGGCGCGCCACGACATGTATCCAGAGAAAGTTGACAACCGCTGA
- a CDS encoding uridylate kinase, which produces MIGVVKIGGASGNALEPLVDEIAKRTAAGERWIVVHGASGVMNDLCAERGVAIRMVTSPSGYRSRFVGEKERGLFREAALSYGARIKALLEERGVKAEQADPERAAYAVAKRKDFLRESVNGRIRILRGNYSGTVTKIDAAPLTAMLDAGIVPVVPPLALDGELSISLNIDGDRLAAQIAGAVRAEAMIILSNVPGLMKDVNDPGSLITSGRLAQWDIIEHYAEGNMKRKLVACKEALELSVPKVYLADGRVESPIANAIGGNATCLVR; this is translated from the coding sequence ATGATAGGAGTTGTAAAAATCGGCGGCGCTTCGGGCAACGCGCTCGAGCCGCTCGTTGACGAAATAGCGAAAAGGACCGCCGCGGGCGAACGCTGGATAGTTGTTCACGGCGCGAGCGGCGTCATGAACGACCTCTGCGCCGAGCGCGGCGTGGCGATACGCATGGTGACAAGCCCGAGCGGCTACAGGAGCCGCTTCGTAGGCGAAAAGGAGCGCGGGCTTTTCCGCGAGGCGGCGCTTTCCTACGGCGCGCGCATAAAGGCTCTCCTCGAAGAGCGCGGCGTGAAGGCCGAGCAGGCCGACCCGGAGCGCGCGGCCTATGCGGTCGCGAAGCGCAAGGACTTCCTGCGCGAGAGCGTAAACGGGCGCATCAGGATACTGCGCGGCAACTACAGCGGAACTGTGACGAAAATCGACGCCGCCCCGCTGACGGCCATGCTCGACGCGGGAATCGTCCCCGTCGTGCCGCCGCTCGCGCTCGACGGCGAGCTTTCTATCTCGCTCAACATCGACGGCGACCGCCTCGCGGCGCAGATAGCGGGCGCGGTGCGCGCCGAGGCTATGATAATACTCTCGAACGTCCCGGGCCTCATGAAGGACGTGAACGACCCCGGCTCGCTCATCACGTCGGGCCGCCTCGCACAGTGGGACATAATCGAACACTACGCCGAGGGCAACATGAAAAGGAAGCTCGTCGCCTGCAAAGAGGCGCTCGAGCTCTCCGTCCCGAAGGTGTATCTCGCAGACGGGCGCGTCGAGTCGCCCATAGCCAACGCGATAGGAGGCAACGCGACATGTCTGGTTCGCTGA
- the queC gene encoding 7-cyano-7-deazaguanine synthase QueC: MACKAMVLFSGGVDSATCLALAVEKYGKENVIPLSIRYGQKHEKEIRAAERILARYGVKGIELDLSAVFAYSGCSLLARSEAAVPEAPYAEQIAASGGAPVSTYVPFRNGLFLSCAASVALSLGCRSVWYGAHRDDAAGAAYPDCGEEFFRSMNSAVYEGSGKALRLEAPFIDKNKAQVVAEGLRLGVPYELTWSCYQGGEKPCGVCGTCIDRRRAFEANGVEDPALKLDRPGADK, translated from the coding sequence ATGGCCTGCAAAGCGATGGTGCTGTTCAGCGGCGGCGTGGACAGCGCGACATGTCTGGCGCTCGCTGTTGAAAAATACGGGAAGGAAAACGTGATACCGCTCTCGATACGCTACGGGCAGAAACACGAAAAAGAGATACGGGCCGCGGAGCGCATACTCGCGCGTTACGGCGTGAAGGGAATAGAGCTGGACCTCTCCGCCGTCTTCGCCTACAGCGGATGCTCTCTGCTCGCGCGCTCTGAGGCCGCAGTGCCGGAAGCGCCGTACGCCGAGCAGATCGCGGCTTCGGGCGGCGCGCCGGTCTCGACCTACGTCCCTTTCCGCAACGGACTGTTTCTCTCCTGCGCGGCGAGCGTCGCGCTCTCGCTCGGCTGCCGCAGCGTCTGGTACGGCGCGCACCGCGACGACGCGGCTGGCGCGGCCTATCCGGACTGCGGCGAGGAGTTCTTCAGAAGCATGAACAGCGCGGTCTATGAAGGCAGCGGCAAAGCCCTGCGGCTTGAAGCGCCGTTCATCGACAAAAACAAGGCGCAGGTCGTAGCCGAGGGACTGCGCCTCGGCGTCCCCTACGAACTTACGTGGAGCTGCTATCAGGGCGGGGAAAAGCCGTGCGGCGTCTGCGGCACCTGTATCGACCGCCGCCGCGCCTTCGAGGCCAACGGCGTCGAAGACCCGGCGCTGAAGCTTGATCGTCCCGGCGCTGATAAATAG
- a CDS encoding M20/M25/M40 family metallo-hydrolase — MRFPESVGLLIDIVAVPSPTRHEENAARMLCDRLPRFGWETAHIDGAGSVIATRGNGDKELVLLSHIDTVPGGPEFAVTEDRIIGRGSVDAKSPCCALAVGGGAVEVPEDWRVTFVAAVGEEIDSRGARFRMPLHEPAALVIGEPTGSQGVALSYRGRILFSLVAEDSGAHRSGSPGPMTATVNAAASLVQITENMGKGYNIAVMEMEGHEAGKRSASITMDLRTPIGADKEELELMLKETAAAFDVGLKVIEYVPPHEVHKSDPVVRAFRTAIRDVTGEPPRVLAKQGTCDFNVLSPWGCPMGAYGPGDSRYDHSSDEQIEIKEFLRGIDVIKAALPKIMAAI, encoded by the coding sequence ATGCGCTTTCCCGAATCCGTCGGCCTCCTCATCGACATAGTAGCCGTGCCGAGCCCGACGCGCCACGAGGAAAACGCGGCGCGGATGCTATGCGACCGCCTGCCCCGCTTCGGATGGGAGACGGCGCACATAGACGGCGCGGGCTCCGTAATAGCGACGCGCGGCAACGGCGACAAGGAGCTCGTGCTGCTGAGCCACATAGACACCGTCCCCGGCGGCCCGGAGTTCGCAGTCACAGAAGACCGCATAATAGGGCGCGGCTCAGTGGACGCAAAAAGCCCATGCTGCGCGCTCGCGGTCGGCGGCGGAGCCGTCGAAGTGCCCGAAGACTGGCGCGTCACATTCGTCGCGGCGGTCGGCGAAGAGATAGACTCGCGCGGCGCGCGCTTCCGTATGCCGCTGCACGAGCCCGCGGCGCTCGTAATAGGCGAGCCGACCGGAAGCCAGGGGGTGGCGCTTTCCTACCGCGGACGCATACTCTTCTCGCTCGTCGCGGAAGACAGCGGCGCGCACCGCTCCGGCAGCCCCGGCCCTATGACCGCGACAGTCAACGCCGCCGCCTCGCTCGTCCAGATAACCGAGAACATGGGCAAGGGCTACAACATCGCCGTAATGGAGATGGAAGGCCACGAGGCCGGCAAACGCTCCGCCTCGATAACGATGGACCTGCGCACGCCGATAGGCGCGGACAAAGAAGAGCTCGAGCTCATGCTGAAGGAGACCGCCGCGGCCTTCGACGTCGGCCTCAAGGTCATAGAGTACGTCCCGCCGCACGAGGTGCACAAGTCCGACCCGGTCGTGCGAGCATTCCGCACCGCGATACGCGACGTGACCGGCGAACCGCCGCGCGTCCTCGCAAAGCAGGGCACCTGCGACTTCAACGTGCTCTCGCCGTGGGGCTGCCCGATGGGGGCCTACGGCCCGGGCGACTCCCGCTACGACCACAGCTCCGACGAGCAGATAGAAATAAAAGAGTTTCTGCGCGGAATCGACGTCATAAAGGCCGCCCTGCCGAAAATAATGGCGGCGATATAG